In a single window of the Gossypium hirsutum isolate 1008001.06 chromosome D02, Gossypium_hirsutum_v2.1, whole genome shotgun sequence genome:
- the LOC107910608 gene encoding dihydroceramide fatty acyl 2-hydroxylase FAH1: protein MVAHKFTVDLNKPLVFQVGHLGESYQEWVHQPIVSKEGPRFFDSDFWEFLTRTAWWAIPTIWLPVVCWCISMSVRMGHTLPQTALMVAFGIFLWTFVEYVLHRFLFHIETKSYWGNTIHYLLHGCHHKHPMDGLRLVFPPAAAAILCIPFWNLIKFCATPSTTPALFGGGLLGYVMYDVTHYYLHHGQPTNQVPKSLKKYHLNHHFRIQNKGFGITSAFWDRVFGTLPQTKAADKAR from the exons ATGGTTGCACACAAATTTACCGTTGATTTGAATAAACCCCTTGTCTTCCAG GTTGGTCACCTTGGAGAAAGTTATCAGGAGTGGGTTCATCAGCCTATTGTGAGCAAGGAAGGTCCTAGGTTCTTTGATAGTGATTTTTGGGAG TTCTTGACTCGCACTGCCTGGTGGGCAATTCCAACCATATGGCTGCCTGTTGTTTGCTGGTGCATTTCAATGTCCGTACGTATGGGGCATACACTTCCCCAAACCGCTTTAATGGTTGCTTTTGGCATTTTTCTGTGGACATTTGTGGAATATGTTTTACACCGATTCCTTTTCCACATTGAAACTAAGAGTTATTG GGGAAACACCATACACTATCTTCTTCATGGCTGCCACCACAAGCACCCTATGGACGGCCTGAGGCTTGTTTTTCCACCTGCTGCAGCTGCTATATTATGCATACCG TTCTGGAATCTGATTAAGTTTTGTGCCACTCCGTCCACTACTCCTGCTTTGTTTGGAGGAGGTTTACTTGGGTATGTTATGTATGATGTCACCCATTACTACCTACACCATGGTCAGCCCACCAACCAAGTTCCTAAAAGCCTTAAG AAATATCACCTGAACCATCACTTTAGGATCCAAAATAAGGGCTTTGGGATCACTTCAGCGTTTTGGGACAGAGTTTTTGGAACCCTTCCTCAAACAAAGGCAGCTGACAAGGCTAGATGA